The Hydrogenobacter sp. T-2 region TATTTTCTGGCAAGGATGGACAGATAGTTGTTGCAAGCAGGGAATGTGTTGAAGGTCTTTGCGACTAGTCTCCGAAAATATTGACATTTATACCTAATAATGGTAATTTATTGCTTGAATTGTTTCACACACAAACTCACAAACAAAAGCTATAATATCCCTATGTATAGGGCTATTGAAGTCTCTTGCCCTACCACAAAGAGAAAAAGCACCCTTATAGCTCATGTCCTAAAGCTATACAGAAAAACCGCTGAAATAATAGCAAAATTCCAGTGGTCTTTATTCTTTAAGACTGGCTCCTTTAACAGAAAAGCCAACATAAAACACTTAAACTGCCCACTTTCAGAAAGGTTCAAGTCCACTATCCAATACCATGTGGTAGTCCCTACACTGGAAAGTTTTATCGCCAATGTCCAAGAAAGGTTCAAAGAGATAGTCCTTAGCTCTACTCTTCCTGAAAAGACAAAAAGAGTTTTGCTATACATAAACTCCAGAGAGGAATGGCTTATTCCAAAAAGTGAGAAAGCCCTGTGGATAGACAAAGACAAAAACAAACATGAGTATGAGATGGTCAAGGAAGAAAGACTGCTTGCTAAGAAGATATTCAAGCATATTCTCAAAAGCTGGAAAAAGCCAAGTTTTAGAGGTATCTCTATGCTTTTAGACAGCAAGTGTGCCTTGCTGGAAAGACCAAAGAGAGCAAAAGCCTTTGACCTCTGGATAAGGCTGTCAACTCATGAAAAAAGAAAGCCTATATATCTGCCTGTGAAACTTCATGAGTATTTTGAGGAAAGAGGTGGAAAGCTAACAAGCATGGTTCAGATAGCAGAGGATGGCAAACTAAGGCTTGTGAAGGAGATAGAGAGGAAGGAGATAGCTTTCAGTGGAGAGGTAGCCCTTGACTTTGGCATGGAGTGTTTTCTTGTTTCAGACAGAGGAGACCTCTTTGGCAGGAAGTTTTACAGCAAGGTCAGGGAGTATGCGGATAAGATAGACAGAATTCAAAGAGAGATACAAAGGAGAGGGAAAAAGCCAACAGAGAGCAGAAGGTATTTAAGACTTCAACACAGGCTAAGTGAGTATGTGAAGAATGAGGTAAGGAGGGTAATAAACAGGGTTATAGAGCTATACAGACCACGAAGGCTTGTGCTTGAGAACCTAAGAG contains the following coding sequences:
- a CDS encoding RNA-guided endonuclease InsQ/TnpB family protein; this encodes MYRAIEVSCPTTKRKSTLIAHVLKLYRKTAEIIAKFQWSLFFKTGSFNRKANIKHLNCPLSERFKSTIQYHVVVPTLESFIANVQERFKEIVLSSTLPEKTKRVLLYINSREEWLIPKSEKALWIDKDKNKHEYEMVKEERLLAKKIFKHILKSWKKPSFRGISMLLDSKCALLERPKRAKAFDLWIRLSTHEKRKPIYLPVKLHEYFEERGGKLTSMVQIAEDGKLRLVKEIERKEIAFSGEVALDFGMECFLVSDRGDLFGRKFYSKVREYADKIDRIQREIQRRGKKPTESRRYLRLQHRLSEYVKNEVRRVINRVIELYRPRRLVLENLRGFLQRVINNFPKSIKRVLIRFGLGEIRRKLKEISEEYGIEVVYVNPAYSSQACSNCGYVDKENRKARSEFECKLCNRKLHADVNASRNLLSRAKWSLHLRRMEQALIKQVEEFMARLFDERFKCLWSKALGLIERNPYFQSVPKPEVWINVPKRDICLC